Part of the Candidatus Dependentiae bacterium genome is shown below.
AAAAGCATATCTCAAAATATGACCTTGTTAAACGCCTAGTTGGCTTAAAAGAAGAATATCCGTGGCTTAAAGAAGCTGATAGCCAAGCTTTACAGCAATCTACTATACGCTTAGATACAGCATTTAAAAACTTCTTTAGCCAAAGAGCTCGCTTCCCTCAATTTAAAAATAAGCATAGAGAGCAATCAATTGCGTACCCTCAACGTGTTAAAGTAAAGACAATAAAATATACTTGCCTAAAGTGGGCTGGGTAAGCATAGTGCTCCATCGTCTTTATGAAGGCACAATTAAAACAGTGTATGTATCTAAGGCAGCTAGTGGTAAGTATTATGCTTCACTGTTATGTCACATATCTAGTGAACCAACTAGTATAAAAGAGCTCAAGGTAAATGCTTTAAGAAAATTGATCGCTTTATGCTTCAACTAAAACATGTACTGCTTGTGGTAACTTACAAGAGATGCCACTCAATAAAAGAATATACAGTTGCACTTGTGGTTGGAAAGTATCAAGAGATACTAATGCTGCGTTAAATATTAAAAAGCAAGGTATAGAAAAGTTAAAGGCGGCTAGGTATACCCCAGATCATAACGACATGATCTGGTACCCGTCGAGGCTTGTAAGACTTCACCTGAAGCTATGGCCTATGAAACGAGAAGCCTCTTTCTTTAGGTGGAGGAGATATCACAGAGTTATTGCTCGATCCTGGTGCAGATCCTTTTATTAAAAATAGTAGGGTAAAATCGCTTTTGATAATGTACAAGGTGAACCAGAAATAGAAAAAATATCTAAAGACTATACAACTAATATACAAAAAGAACGACGTACAACCCTTGCATATAAAAGGCGTAATGCTCTTATGTATACCATTAAAGCTATATCTCAAGATTCAACAACCATTAAATAATACATTAAGTGTACCCTCATTAGACTTTATTCGTAAAATGGTCTGTTGTATATTGTCCTATAAACACTAAATAGCAGAAAAATTTCAATTAGTAGCACAATGCTAGGATTAGTATATATTTTAAAACAAGCGATATTAATAATTATTGACTACTATAAAATAATTTTGTTATAATTAAGGTTATAATTAAGATAGAAAAATAATTATAATAAGGATGGAGGTGTTATGCAAAAATGGTTGGACAGTTTACTTTTAGTATTTTCTTTACCTATTAGTAAAGGTATGAACCGAGGTACTGCTGTTGGTATAGATGTCAGGTCACTACAACATTTACGTCTATTAAGACCAGAAAGGCCTACTGCCGAGGTCAATTCAAACAGTTTAATACAGGCGAAAAAGCTTCAATTATCACTGGGTACATTGCAGTTACAAGCTATTTTTCCTAGTGCTGATGGATTAACTATTACCAAAAAAATCTCTGAAGAAGGCGCAGGCCCTTTTGCGCGTGATGTTCAAGGCACATCTATTCTTGATCTTGCCAAAAAATGGAATCAACCGTTAGCAAATATTTTAATGCCCTATCGAGAGGCCCATACAAAGCCCTCTAGAGAAACGCTTGATAAAGAGGTTAAATTAGGATTTCCTAATCTAGTAGAAATGCTTCTTTCACCTATACCAACGCATAGTGCAAATAAACAACAGTCTGTTCGTCTATCTAACTAAAGCAAAGTATGTTGAAATTGAAGATAAATTCTATCAGAAGATTGAACGTCTATTGCAAGAAAAATTTAATCTTTTACCTGGCAGGAGTATAATAAGTAGGCAGGGCATTGTTTCAGATCAGCTGTCAGCTGGAATAGCCTCAAAGATAAGTCAATATATAGTTTATGCTAAAACATATAATAATTCACTAAACGCTTCTTAAATAAAAAGGTTATCATGAAAAGATTACTAGTTATATTACCATTCATTACAAGTAATGTCTATCCTATGAATCCTATCTCAAACGAAGGGACTTCCAATCAGCTTAACGATTTTGAACAACTTCCTGCACCTTTAAAAGCTGACATTCTTATGCGGCGTATTTTGAGTGACATACAGTCTATTAATCTAGATACACTCTCAACTAATCGACCTGACATCTTAACTTTACCTGGTTCAGTAAAGGAGAAAGCTAAAGCATTACCTTCTTTATTTAATAATTATATAGCTAATAAAGAATTTAAAGCTATTTTAGACAATCCTGTTAATGCTCGTAAAATAGTAGATGCTTTAAAAGCTAAATTAGGAAACGATTTTATTTTAAAACTTATACCTTATGTTAGTGCTGGATTTATTGATCTACTGATTAAAGGTGGTATTAACCCTAATGAACCTTATCCATATGAGGATGAGGGAAGATCAAAAAAGCCGTGGGATACTACTAGTGTTGATTATGCTCTTGCAAAAGCAGCCAGAGAAAATAAACCTGATATAGTAAAGCTCTTACTTAAATATGGAGCAGATGTTAAAGCTAAAGCTACTGTTGAGGGTAAATCTGCAGGTAGGACTGCTTTGCAATTAGCTGCTCAAAAAGGAGACCTAGAAGTAGTTGAAGTATTATTATCTCATCCTGCTATTACCAAAGATGATAAATCTAAGGCTCTTAGTTTAGTTACAGCAGACAATGATTTATTAAAAAGAACATGGCCAAACTCTCTCGAAATAAAACGCCTTGATGAAATGATATTTTTGCTTGCTGATGACAACTTAAAAGCCAATATTCTTAAGAAGCGTATTTTGAATGACATAGGGGCTATTGAGCCGAAAACTCTCCTGATTGCGCCTAATTTTGTAAATGACAAAGCTAAAGTATTACTTTCTTCGCTTAATAATTATGTAGCTAATAAAGAATTTAAGGCTAATTTAGACAACCCTTTTGATGCACGTGACATAGTAGATGCTTTAAAAGCCAAATTAGGAAATGATTTTATTTTACAACTTATACCACATGTTAGTGCTGAATTTATTGATCTATTGCTTAAAGGTCGTATTGATCCTAACGCACCTTATCAATTTGAGGATATTGCAAGATCACAAAAGCCGTGGGACACTGCTCCTAGTGTTGATTATGCTCTTGCAAAAGCAGCCAGAGAAAATAGACCTGATATAGTAAAGCTCTTACTTAAGTATGGAGCAGATGTTAAAGCTAAAGCTACTGTTGAAGGTAAATCTGCAGGTAGGACTGCTTTGCAGTTAGCTGCTCAAAAAGGAAATTCAGAAGTAGTTAAAGCATTATTATCTCACCCTGCTATTACCAAAGATGATAGATCTGAGGCCCTTATATTAGTTACCGCAGACAATGATTTATTAAAAAGAACATGGCCAGACTCTCCCCAAATAAAACGCTTTGATGAAGTGATTTCTTTGCTTAGAAGTAATATATAGGGCATTGAGTGATAACAATCCAACTAGATAGAGAAGGTTTTCCTCTTTGCGTAATTCTCTACAGCCATTAGTAACTGAAGAGAAAAAAGCTGTTACTTAACCTGATGGTTCAGTACAAACAGAGTTAAAACCTCAAGCTGCAGGATTATTATAATAGCTTAGCATTTCATTGGAATGGAATGAGGTGAAAAAGATAAAGTGGTTGAAACATTGTTATCTTAGGGTTTTGCTAATCCGCTACTATTACTTGAAGAAAATTTTCAACAGCAACTTAATGTGCAGCAAAAGCAATTGCTTGCCCAGTTTATAGCTGAATACAGTAAAAGTTTATAAATGTAGCACAAAATAAAAGAAGGAAGGTGTTTTTTATTAAGAGCACCTTCATTGTAAGGGCTAAAGGAAAAGGAGTTAAATTTATAAAAAACAGTAAAAATAGTAAAATAAAGCTTTAGCTTTACTTCTATAAAATGGTAGCTCTAATAAGCAACTGGAGTTATTTATTGACTATTTTAAAATATTATTGCTATAATTAAATTAAATTATTTAAAAAATATAAAAAGGAGTTATTATGAAAAAATATTTAGGATTAATTTTACTTGTAACAGTTAATATATGTGCTATGGATAGTAATCCAAGCTATAATGCTGAGTTTTCAGAGCTGCTGCAGCTGCCTCAAGTTTTAAAAGAAGAAATACTTATGACAAGGGTTTTAAGTGATATACAAACTCTTAACCCTTATGGTTTTTCTCCTTTCTCTGCAAAGCAAGACAGAAAAGAGGTTATAATACCCCTATATCGGTATTTTATCAATAAAGAATTTAAAGCTATTTTAGAAAAGCCTGAAAATGTTCGCAAAATAGTAGAGACTTTTAAAGCAAAGTTTGGTGATGATTTTATTTTAACACTTATACCTGCTGCAAGTGTTGGTTTAATTGCTTTATTACTTAAAGGTGGTATAGATCCTAATGCTGCCTATAGATCACAAGATTCAGCAGCTAGTAATAAATTTGGCTTAGGAAATCCTGATAAAGTTGAATATGCTCTTACCGAAGCAGCTAGGGCTAATAGGGCTGATATAGTAAAGCTATTGCTTGAAAATGGAGTTAACGCTAAAGTACGAGCTACTGTTCCAGGAAAACCAAGATTAACTCAAACAGCATTGGAAATAGCAGCCAATGAAGGATATCCTTTAGTTGTTGAGGCTCTTTTAGCTCACAGTAATTATACACAACAAGATAAGCAAGACGCATTGCGAGCGTTAGAATTAGGTAAAACTTCAATGGAAATACAAGCTCGTTCTTTTGGAAGAGATCCAAAAAAAGAGCAAGCATTTAATACAATTATAGAATTGCTAACAGATAAGCCAATAGCGAAAGAAACCTTACTTGTCAAAAAGGTTTTAAGTGATATACAAGATTTTAATCATTATCCTCTTTATGTACAACAGAATATACAGAGATCTCAAGGACAAGAAAATGAAATAATTCCGTTGTCTAAGTATTTTATGGATAAAGATTTTAAGTTTATTTTAGAAAAGCCTGAGAATGCTAGTAAAATAATAGATGCTTTTAAAGCAAAGATTGGCGATGATTTTATTTTAAGACTTATACCATCAGCAAGTGTTGGTTTAATTTCTCTACTGCTTAAAGGTGGTATAGATCCTAATACTGCCTATAGATCAAAAGATTTAGGAGCTAGTGATAAATTGGGCTTAGGAAATCCTGATAAAGTTGAATATGCTCTTACCGAAGCAGCTAGGGCTAATAGGGCTGATCTAGTAAAGCTATTGCTTGAAAATGGAGCTAACGCTACAATACGAGCTACTGTTCCAGGAAAACCAAGATTAACTCAAACAGCATTGGAAATAGCAGCCAATGAAGGACATCCTTTAGTTGTTGAGGCTCTTTTAGCTCACAGTAATTATACACAACAAGATAAGCAAGACGCATTGCGGGCGTTAGAATTAGGTAAAACTTCAATGGAAATGACAGCTCGTTCTTTTGGAAGAGATCTAAAAAAAGAGCAAGCATTTAATACAATTATAGGATTACTAACAGATAAGCCAAAAGGCTAAAATTGGGGAAAATTTTATTGAAGCCTTTATACCTTTATACCATCAAAAGTTAATGAATTTCTTTGTTAAAGGTAGCCTTGCTAGTAAGGGCTAGGTAAAAAATAGAATCACAAGCAAACGATTAGAGGAAATATGAACATAAAGTATTTAGTTTATTTTTATGTACTTATATTTTTAATACATCAACCTCTATCTGTTAGAGCATTACCTGCTAATGAAAAATTAGTAAAGGCTGTAAAAAATGGCAATGTAGTTAAAGCACGTAAAGCTTTAAATAATGGAGCTAGTGTTACTGTGCTTGATAGAGGGTCTAATCGTATGTTGCTTGCATGCGTGTCAAAGTCAAAA
Proteins encoded:
- a CDS encoding ankyrin repeat domain-containing protein, producing MKRLLVILPFITSNVYPMNPISNEGTSNQLNDFEQLPAPLKADILMRRILSDIQSINLDTLSTNRPDILTLPGSVKEKAKALPSLFNNYIANKEFKAILDNPVNARKIVDALKAKLGNDFILKLIPYVSAGFIDLLIKGGINPNEPYPYEDEGRSKKPWDTTSVDYALAKAARENKPDIVKLLLKYGADVKAKATVEGKSAGRTALQLAAQKGDLEVVEVLLSHPAITKDDKSKALSLVTADNDLLKRTWPNSLEIKRLDEMIFLLADDNLKANILKKRILNDIGAIEPKTLLIAPNFVNDKAKVLLSSLNNYVANKEFKANLDNPFDARDIVDALKAKLGNDFILQLIPHVSAEFIDLLLKGRIDPNAPYQFEDIARSQKPWDTAPSVDYALAKAARENRPDIVKLLLKYGADVKAKATVEGKSAGRTALQLAAQKGNSEVVKALLSHPAITKDDRSEALILVTADNDLLKRTWPDSPQIKRFDEVISLLRSNI
- a CDS encoding ankyrin repeat domain-containing protein, producing MKKYLGLILLVTVNICAMDSNPSYNAEFSELLQLPQVLKEEILMTRVLSDIQTLNPYGFSPFSAKQDRKEVIIPLYRYFINKEFKAILEKPENVRKIVETFKAKFGDDFILTLIPAASVGLIALLLKGGIDPNAAYRSQDSAASNKFGLGNPDKVEYALTEAARANRADIVKLLLENGVNAKVRATVPGKPRLTQTALEIAANEGYPLVVEALLAHSNYTQQDKQDALRALELGKTSMEIQARSFGRDPKKEQAFNTIIELLTDKPIAKETLLVKKVLSDIQDFNHYPLYVQQNIQRSQGQENEIIPLSKYFMDKDFKFILEKPENASKIIDAFKAKIGDDFILRLIPSASVGLISLLLKGGIDPNTAYRSKDLGASDKLGLGNPDKVEYALTEAARANRADLVKLLLENGANATIRATVPGKPRLTQTALEIAANEGHPLVVEALLAHSNYTQQDKQDALRALELGKTSMEMTARSFGRDLKKEQAFNTIIGLLTDKPKG